The genomic interval gttgtatatatgatgtgtatatctcctctatactccggggtcagtcatgtatcaggattagagtgtcagctcttgtggttgtatatatgatgtatatatctcctctatactctggggtcagtcatgtatcaggattagagtgtcagctcttgtggttgtatatatgatgtgtatatctcctctatactccggggtcagtcatgtatcaggattagagtgtcagctcttgtggttgtatatatgatgtatatatctcctctatactccggggtcagtcatgtatcaggattagagtgtcagctcttgtggttgtatatatgatgtgtatatctcctctatactccggggtcagtcatgtatcaggattagagtgtcagctcttgtggttgtatatatgatgtatagatctcctctatactccggggtcagtcatgtatcaggattagagtgtcagctcttgtggttgtatatatgatgtatagatctcctctatactccggggtcagtcatgtatcaggattagagtgtcagctcttgtggttgtatatatgatgtatagatctcctctatactccggggtcagtcatgtatcaggattagagtgtcagctcttgtggttgtatatatgatgtatagatctcctctatactccggggtcagtcatgtatcaggattagagtgtcagctcttgtggttgtatatatgatgtatatatctcctctatactccgggctcagtcatgtatcaggattagagtgtcagctcttgtggttgtatatatgatgtgtatatctcctctatactccggggtcagtcatgtatcaggattagagtgtcagctcttgtggttgtatatatgatgtatagatctcctctatattccggggtcagtcatgtatcaggattagagtgtcggctcttgtggttgtatatatgatgtgtatatctcctctatactccggggtcagtcatgtatcaggattagagtgtcagctcttgtggttgtatatatgatgtgtatatctcctctatactccggggtcagtcatgtatcaggattagagtgtcagctcttgtggttgtatatatgatgtgtatatctcctctatactccggggtcagtcatgtatcaggattagagtgtcagctcttgtggttgtatatatgatgtatatatctcctctatactccggggtcagtcatgtatcaggattagagtgtcagctcttgtggttgtatatatgatgtatatatctcctctatactccggggtcagtcatgtatcaggattagagtgtcagctcttgtggttgtatatatgatgtatatatctcctctatactccggggtcagtcatgtatcaggattagagtgtcagctcttgtggttgtatatatgatgtatagatctcctctatactccggggtcagtcatgtatcaggattagagtgtcggctcttgtggttgtatatatgatgtatatatctcctctatactccggggtcagtcatgtatcaggattagagtgtcagctcttgtggttgtatatatgatgtgtatatctcctctatactccggggtcagtcatgtatcaggattagagtgtcagctcttgtggttgtatatatgatgtgtatatctcctctatactccggggtcagtcatgtatcaggattagagtgtcagctcttgtggttgtatatatgatgtatatatctcctttatactccggggtcagtcatgtatcaggattagagtgtcagctcttgtggttgtatatatgatgtatatatctcctttatactccggggtcagtcatgtatcaggattagagtgtcagctcttgtggttgtatatatgatgtatagatctcctctatactcccggggtcagtcatgtatcaggattagagtgtcagctcttgtggttgtatatatgatgtgtatatatcTCCTTtatactccggggtcagtcatgtatcaggattagagtgtcagctcttgtggttgtatatatgatgtatagatctcctctatactcccggggtcagtcatgtatcaggattagagtgtcagctcttgtggttgtatatatgatgtatatatctcctctatactccggggtcagtcatgtatcaggattagagtgtcagctcttgtggttgtatatatgatgtgtatatctcctctatactccggggtcagtcatgtatcaggattagagtgtcagctcttgtggttgtatatatgatgtatatatctcctctatactccggggtcagtcatgtatcaggattagagtgtcagctcttgtggttgtatatatctcctctatactccggggtcagtcatgtatcaggattagagtgtcagctcttgtggttgtatatatgatgtatagatctcctctatactccggggtcagtcatgtatcaggattagagtgtcagctcttgtggttgtatatatctcctctatactccggggtcagtcatgtatcaggattagagtgtcagctcttgtggttgtatatatgatgtgtatatctcctctatactccggggtcagtcatgtatcaggattagagtgtcagctcttgtggttgtatatatgatgtatatatctcctctatactccggggtcagtcatgtatcaggattagagtgtcagctcttgtggttgtatatatgatgtatatatctcctctatactccggggtcagtcatgtatcaggattagagtgtcagctcttgtggttgtatatatgatgtgtatatctcctctatactccggggtcagtcatgtatcaggattagagtgtcagctcttgtggttgtatatatgatgtatatatctcctctatactccggggtcagtcatgtatcaggattagagtgtcagctcttgtggttgtatatatgatgtgtatatctcctctatattccggggtcagtcatgtatcaggattagagtgtcagctcttgtggttgtatatatgatgtatatatctcctctatactccggggtcagtcatgtatcaggattagagtgtcagctcttgtggttatatatatgatgtatatatctcctctatactccggggtcagtcatgtatcaggattagagtgtcagctcttgtggttgtatatatgatgtgtatatctcCTCTgtactccggggtcagtcatgtatcaggattagagtgtcagttcttgtggttgtatatatgatgtgtatatctcctctatactccggggtcagtcatgtatcaggattagagtgtcagctcttgtggttgtatatatgatgtatatatctcctctatactccggggtcagtcatgtatcaggattagagtgtcagctcttgtggttgtatatatgatgtgtatatctcctctatactccggggtcagtcatgtatcaggattagagtgtccgctcttgtggttgtatatatgatgtgtatatctcctctatactccggggtcagtcatgtatcaggattagagtgtcagctcttgtggttgtatatatgatgtgtatatctcctctatactccggggtcagtcatgtatcaggattagagtgtcagctcttgtggttgtatatatgatgtatagatctcctctatactccggggtcagtcatgtatcaggattagagtgtcagctcttgtggttgtatatatgatgtatagatctcctctatactccggggtcagtcatgtatcaggattagagtgtcagctcttgtggttgtatatatgatgtgtatatatctcctctatactccggggtcagtcatgtatcaggattagagtgtcagctcttgtggttgtatatatgatgtgtatatctcctctatactccggggtcagtcatgtatcaggattagagtgtcagctcttgtggttgtatatataatgtatatatctcctctatactccggggtcagtcatgtatcaggattagagtgtcagctcttgtggttgtatatatgatgtatagatctcctctatactccggggtcagtcatgtatcaggattagagtgtcagctcttgtggttgtatatatgatgtatatatctcctctatactccggggtcagtcatgtatcaggattagagtgtcagctcttgtggttgtatatatgatgtgtatatctcctctatactccggggtcagtcatgtatcaggattagagtgtcagctcttgtggttgtatatatgatgtatagatctcctctatactccggggtcagtcatgtatcaggattagagtgtcagctcttgtggttgtatatatgatgtgtatatctcctctatactccggggtcagtcatgtatcaggattagacTCTCAGCTCTTGTGGTTGACATTTTCGCCTTGTGTTCACACAGTGACCTCCGGGAGATACCTGACAACCAGGAGGTGTTCGTCCATGCAGACACTGACCAGAGCATCATTGTGGAGATCCTAGAATATCAAGGGGGGATGTCAGACCCGGATGCCGCTCGGTGAGGGGGATCTTTGGAGTTTTTGGGGTCTTTCTTTCTGCAGTTCTTACattggccactagatgtcagtgCAACCTGTGCAGATATTGCTATCCAGCTGTGTTGTAAACCTTCTCTGTACATTACAGGGTTTCTGGGTTTTTTGATGGGCATGACCCTGGTGACATATAAGCTCTTTCTTTCTCTGCTGCAGATACCATTTTGAAGATGTCGCTGCGAGCAATGATGCCCAGGGCAGAGCAGAGGTCGTGAGCGTGGAGCCCTTCCCCCTGGCACAGCTATCTCTCACCAGCTGCTCCAATGCCTGGGCACTTACAGGGCACCAGCTAGTCTCCAAGTTCAATGAGCAGGTAAGACCTCTTCTTTGTTTATACcattataactcccagcatgcactgatgTCTGATTGGAATTGTAGTTTCATCAAAGCTGGAAAGTTTACAAAGCGTTTAAATATTGTCTGGACATTACTTCTATATTTTTCCCCCTGCAGGCTCAGAATACAGTAACTATACATATGGCGTTATTCCGTATACAGCAGCACGCCACCGACCTCCTGGTGACCTTCAATGATCCGGTAGCTATTAAGTAAGTGACAGAAGGAaattatgagactactcctcctcctgcagggtgatacatatagaagagagctatgagactactcctcctcctgcagggtgatacatatagaagagagctatgagtctactcctcctcctgcagggtgatacatatagaagagagctatgagactactcctcctcctgcagggtgatacatatagaagagagctatgagactactcctcctcctgcagggtgatacatatagaagagagctatgagactactcctcctgcagggtgatacatatagaagagggctatgagtctactctcctcctgcagggtgatacatatagaagagagctatgagtctactcctcctcctgcagggtgatacatatagtagagagctatgagtctactcctcctcctgcagggtgatatatatagaagagagctatgagtctactcctcctcctgcagggtgatgtatatagaagagagctatgagtctactcctcctcctgcagggtgatgtatatagaagagagctatgagactactcctcctcctgcagggtgatacatatagaagagagctatgagactactcctcctcctgcagggtgatacatatagaagagagctatgagactactcctcctcctgcagagtgatatatatagaagagagctatgagactac from Rhinoderma darwinii isolate aRhiDar2 chromosome 3, aRhiDar2.hap1, whole genome shotgun sequence carries:
- the RANGRF gene encoding ran guanine nucleotide release factor, producing the protein MEGNIAQRPLFGGAFSAILPPNIQDVSDLREIPDNQEVFVHADTDQSIIVEILEYQGGMSDPDAARYHFEDVAASNDAQGRAEVVSVEPFPLAQLSLTSCSNAWALTGHQLVSKFNEQAQNTVTIHMALFRIQQHATDLLVTFNDPVAINPDSSSAGAGISEISSPAWTVEDYHRLLCSFQLHDPGIFG